From the Ictalurus furcatus strain D&B chromosome 19, Billie_1.0, whole genome shotgun sequence genome, one window contains:
- the ntf3 gene encoding neurotrophin-3 gives MVTFITVLQVNLVMSILMYVIFLTYLYCVSITAMNKQRPTQDPINTLIVKLLQADISRSRQRQDEGNQNTPMLTSLNAPTDTEYPQNISPSAYQSKRAMADELLRQHKRYNSPRVLLSERPPLQPPPLYLMDDFEGARETQSTNKTRQKRYAEHKSYRGEYSVCDSKSHWVTDKTMAVDIHGNEVSVLTEVKIQQLTMKQYFYETTCQNSKPIKSGCRGIDDKHWNSQCKTSQTYVRALTKYNNKTNWSWIRINTSCVCALSRKHRRT, from the coding sequence GTGTTACAGGTGAATCTAGTGATGTCAATCCTTATGTACGTGATATTCCTCACGTACCTCTACTGCGTCTCTATAACTGCCATGAACAAGCAGCGTCCCACGCAGGACCCCATCAACACACTCATTGTCAAGCTGCTGCAGGCTGACATAAGCCGCAGCCGACAGCGGCAAGATGAGGGGAACCAGAACACACCCATGCTCACTTCTCTCAATGCACCTACAGATACCGAATACCCCCAGAACATCAGCCCATCTGCCTATCAGTCTAAGAGGGCTATGGCTGATGAGCTGTTGAGGCAGCACAAGCGCTACAACTCACCGCGAGTGTTACTGAGTGAGAGGCCACCCCTGCAACCCCCACCACTATACCTCATGGATGACTTTGAGGGTGCTCGGGAGACTCAGAGCACCAATAAGACGCGCCAGAAGCGTTATGCCGAGCACAAGAGCTACCGTGGTGAGTACTCAGTATGTGACAGCAAGAGCCATTGGGTGACAGACAAGACCATGGCGGTGGACATCCATGGCAACGAGGTTTCGGTGCTTACAGAGGTCAAGATACAACAATTGACTATGAAGCAATACTTTTACGAGACAACCTGCCAGAACAGCAAGCCAATTAAGAGTGGCTGCCGAGGCATAGATGACAAGCACTGGAACTCTCAGTGCAAAACCTCACAGACGTACGTACGTGCCCTCACCAAGTACAACAACAAGACGAACTGGAGCTGGATACGGATAAACACCTCATGCGTTTGCGCACTTTCACGCAAACACCGCAGGacgtaa